ATCGGTCCGATCTTCCGCGGCAGGTTCATTCCGCTGGTCGCCTCCAGAATCACAATGCCCAGCGAGTTCTCGATGTACGGCGAACATCGCAGGCACAGCCCCGCCGTCTCGACGATCAGGAAGTCCGCTGACTGCTCGGCCGCCCACTCCACCGCGTCGCCCAGCACCATCACGTTGCAGTGATCCGGGCACAACTCGCCCGAGTACACCTTGCGCGAGGGAATCCCGAACTCCGTCTGGAACAGAACGTCTTCCTCGGCGAACTGCACGTCGATCTTCAGAAACGCCGGCTTCCACGAACCGGCCAGCAGCCGGCGGATGACCTGCTTGAGCACCGTGGTCTTGCCCGTCGTCGGTGGGCCCGCACAGATGATGACTTTCATGGCGTCGCTCCTTCCGTTGACTATTCGATATATCCCAAAGCCCGAAGCCGATCCTCCAGCAGGGCCTCCGACAGCTCTCCGCCGTCGCGGATGTGCGTCCGAAACTCCAGCAGCAGATCGTCCATCTTGATGATCTCCTCCACCACCCGCTTCTCCTCCTGTCCCGTCTCGATCACCTTCTGCATCGCGCCGTTGCGCATGACGATCCGGAAGTCCGATAGCAGGGCGATCCGCGGATCGTGCGTCACGAAGATGAAGATCTTCTCGTACTGCTTGAGCAGACCCAATGCATGCGTCCGATGGATGCCCGCGTTCTCGATCTCGTCGAGCAGGATGATCGGCGAGTTGCCGATCACCACCGCGTCGGCGATCAGCAGCGCCCGCGTCTGACCGCCCGACAGCTCCGTCATCGCGCTACTCGGGTCGATCGCCTCGCCGGTCAACTGATTGGCGAAGTCCAGCGTCTCAGCCACCACCGAGCCCGGATCGGCTTTGCCACGGACCGCCCCGTGCGTGGTCAGGAAAACCTGGACCCCAAGGTCGCACAGGAAATTGGTGTGCTGGGTAATCTGGGCGATCGGCCGACGAGACGGGTCCATCATCAGCTCTTCCGACGGCGGCTCACCATTAATCAGCACCCGCCGCCCCGATGGGGTATTCGCATTGGCAAATAGCTCCAGGTCGTTGATCAGCGTCGTCTTGCCCGACCCCGTCGGCCCCACGATGCTGATCACCTGCCCCATCCGGAAATCCACGCGCTCCACCGCTTCCGGAACCCCACCTTTCCCATTCCCGCCAAAGACAGTAAGATTCTCTATTTCCACATTAGACTCCATTAAGAGTGTTTTAGGACTCCACTTAGAGTGTAATCTAGCGAGATCGACGTCCCGAGTCAAGCGTTTGGGGATTTTGTGCGACTCAGCCGGGCTGGCTGGACTGACTTCACCATTTCCCGTCCAACGGTCGATGTTTGGCGTAAGTAGTAGTAACGCCCGGCGGAAACGGCATGCAGAGCATGGAGGACCATTTGGCTGGTACCGGTACCATCGATCGATCCTCACTGGCGGAGACCCCGTCGTCCTCCATCAACCTTCGTCGGCACTATCTGCTGGCCCTGGCGGTCGCCGCGGCGGTGTATTTCGCCTCCGTGGCCCCCGGAGTCCTCTGGCAGGACAGCGGCATGGCCCAGGTCCGCGTCCTGCGGGGCGACTACGTCGGCAATCTGGGACTGGCCCTGGCCCACCCCCTGTTTTACATGGTCGCCCACGTTTTCCAGTTCCTGCCCTTCCACGACAGCGCCTTGAAGACCAATCTGGTCTCCGCCACCGCCTCCGCGTTCGCCGTGGCCAACCTCTATCTTCTTTTATTGCTGATGTTTGCGGACCTGCCGCATCGCCGGCTCTCCGCCGCGATCGGGGCGCTGACGCTTGGCCTGGCCCACACCTTCTGGCAGCATGCTGCCCTGGCTGAGACCTACAACCTCTCCGCCATGATTCTCTCCACCGAATTGCTCCTGCTTTACAGGTTCTCGCAAACATTCGAATGCAAATGGTATCTGGGCGCATGGTTCCTCAACGGCGTGGAGTGCTCCAACCACATGCTGGCCACCCTCACCCTGGCCGCAATCGGCATCTGGAGCGTGGTTCTGATCTGGCGCGGGCGGCTCCGCTGGTATTGGTTGGCGGCTGGGATCGGCCTGTGGATCGTGGGCAATCTGCCGTACGAGTTCCTGATCCTCAAGACCTACCTGGCCGGGATGCCGTTGGCGCAAGTCATCCACTCAGCCCTCTTTGGCAACTATCAGCAAGAAGTTCTTAATACCACCATTACGCCCCGCCTGATCGTGATGGCGATCGGCGTGGTCGGCCTGAACTTTCCGACCCCCAACATTCTTTTGATTCCGCTGGGGATGCTCAGGGGTTTCCGGATCGCAGCCAAGCCGTTCGTCCTCCTGCTGGGACTGGCCACGTTCTTCCATCTGCTTTTCGCCCTTCGCTACAACATCGTCGACCAGTACACGTTCTTTATCCTGCCGATCCTGTTCCTGTCTATCTGGCTGGCGATGGGGGCGGGATGGCTGCTGGCGGCGGTTCGGACCGCGGCGGTGCCGCGGCTGCTGCTTGTTTTCGCCCTGTTGCCGCCGGTCGTCTACGCCCCGCTAC
The genomic region above belongs to Phycisphaerae bacterium and contains:
- a CDS encoding cobalamin biosynthesis protein, encoding MKVIICAGPPTTGKTTVLKQVIRRLLAGSWKPAFLKIDVQFAEEDVLFQTEFGIPSRKVYSGELCPDHCNVMVLGDAVEWAAEQSADFLIVETAGLCLRCSPYIENSLGIVILEATSGMNLPRKIGPMLSLADVAVVTKIDLVSQAEREVFRARVLEAARQVTVAETDALRGVGIDPVMRRILGSQDVAFPLYLRGNPPVGTCTICVGKKQIGWKEHFGVVRSLESDIFYQGE
- a CDS encoding ATP-binding cassette domain-containing protein; this encodes MESNVEIENLTVFGGNGKGGVPEAVERVDFRMGQVISIVGPTGSGKTTLINDLELFANANTPSGRRVLINGEPPSEELMMDPSRRPIAQITQHTNFLCDLGVQVFLTTHGAVRGKADPGSVVAETLDFANQLTGEAIDPSSAMTELSGGQTRALLIADAVVIGNSPIILLDEIENAGIHRTHALGLLKQYEKIFIFVTHDPRIALLSDFRIVMRNGAMQKVIETGQEEKRVVEEIIKMDDLLLEFRTHIRDGGELSEALLEDRLRALGYIE
- a CDS encoding DUF2723 domain-containing protein; the encoded protein is MAGTGTIDRSSLAETPSSSINLRRHYLLALAVAAAVYFASVAPGVLWQDSGMAQVRVLRGDYVGNLGLALAHPLFYMVAHVFQFLPFHDSALKTNLVSATASAFAVANLYLLLLLMFADLPHRRLSAAIGALTLGLAHTFWQHAALAETYNLSAMILSTELLLLYRFSQTFECKWYLGAWFLNGVECSNHMLATLTLAAIGIWSVVLIWRGRLRWYWLAAGIGLWIVGNLPYEFLILKTYLAGMPLAQVIHSALFGNYQQEVLNTTITPRLIVMAIGVVGLNFPTPNILLIPLGMLRGFRIAAKPFVLLLGLATFFHLLFALRYNIVDQYTFFILPILFLSIWLAMGAGWLLAAVRTAAVPRLLLVFALLPPVVYAPLPAAVERLQLPVPGLGSRIPYRDEARYFLWPWKTGYDNPARLALDVFEMAEPNAVVVPDSTSRHPFVYYQRFEGLRPDIEVTTDPCLQEPGPQRAGRMAQLLKDRPVYVVRPQPSYCPGYILDHFDLIPAEPIHRVLPSTQPPPATNPATGQKDLTLSDLSPMMTRLHALRTGTNE